From the genome of Callithrix jacchus isolate 240 chromosome 7, calJac240_pri, whole genome shotgun sequence, one region includes:
- the OPTN gene encoding optineurin isoform X2 has protein sequence MSHQPLSCLTEKGASPSESTGNGPPHLAHPNLDTFTPEELLQQMKELLTENHQLKEAMKLNNQAMKGRFEELSAWTEKQKEERQFFETQSKEAKERLMALSQENEKLKEELGKLKGKSERSSGEPNGDSMLPTAEAEQEKEQLRTQVVRLQAEKADLLGIVSELQLKLNSSGSSEDSFIEIRMAEGEAEGSVKEIKHSPGPTRTVSIGMSRSAEGAKNYLEHEELTVRQLLLCLREGNQKVERLEIALKEAKERISDFEKKASNRSEVETQTDGSTEKENEEEKGAETVGSEVEALNLQVTSLFKELQEAHTKLSEAELMKKRLQEKCQALERKNSATPSELNEKQELVYHNKKLELQVESMLSEIKMEQAKTEEEKSKLAMLQLTHNKLLQEHNKALKTIEELTRKESETVDRSVLKELSEKLELAEKALASKQLQMDEMKQTIAKQEEDLETMSILRAQMEVYCSDFHAERAAREKIHEEKEQLALQLAVLLKENDVFEDGGSRQSLMEMQSRHGARTSDADQQAYLVQRGAEDRDWRQQRNIPIHSCPKCGEVLPDIDTLQIHVMDCII, from the exons ATGTCCCATCAACCTCTCAGCTGCCTCACTGAGAAGGGGGCCAGCCCCAGTGAAAGCACAGGAAATGGACCCCCCCATCTGGCCCACCCAAACCTGGACACGTTCACCCCGGAGGAGCTGCTGCAGCAGATGAAGGAGCTCCTTACCGAGAACCACCAGCTGAAAG AAGCCATGAAGCTAAATAATCAAGCCATGAAAGGGCGATTTGAGGAGCTTTCAGCCtggacagagaaacagaaagaagaacgccagttttttgagacacagagcAAAGAAGCCAAAGAGCGTCTCATGGCCTTgagtcaagagaatgagaaactGAAGGAAGAGCTTGGGAAACTAAAAGGGAAATCAGAAAGGTCATCTGGG GAACCCAATGGTGACTCCATGCTTCCCACAGCAGAAGCAGAGCAGGAAAAGGAGCAGCTCAGAACCCAGGTGGTGCGGCTACAGGCAGAGAAGGCAGACCTGTTGGGCATCGTGTCTGAATTGCAGCTCAAGCTGAACTCCAGCGGCTCCTCCGAAGACTCCTTCATTGAAATTAGGATGGCT gaaggagaagcagaaggGTCAGTGAAAGAAATCAAGCATAGTCCTGGGCCCACAAGAACAGTCTCCATTGGCAT GAGCAGATCTGCAGAGGGGGCCAAGAATTACTTGGAACATGAGGAGTTAACTGTGAGGCAGCTCCTGCTGTGCCTAAGGGAAGGGAACCAGAAGGTGGAGAGACTTGAAATTGCACTCAAGGAGGCCAAAGAAAG aatttcagattttgaaaagaAAGCGAGTAATCGTTCTGAGGTTGAAACCCAGACAGATGGgagcacagagaaagagaatgaggaagagaaaggcGCAGAGACT GTTGGAAGTGAAGTAGAGGCACTGAACCTTCAGGTGACATCCCTGTTTAAGGAGCTTCAAGAGGCTCATACAAAACTCAGTGAAGCTGAACTAATGAAGAAGAGACTTCAAGAAAA GTGTCAAGCTCTGGAAAGGAAAAATTCTGCAACTCCATCAGAATTGAATGAAAAGCAAGAGCTTGTTTATCATAACAAAAAGTTAGAGCTGCAAGTGGAAAGCATGCTATCAGAAATCAAAATGGAGCAGGCtaaaacagaggaagaaaa GTCCAAATTAGCCATGCTACAATTGACACACAACAAGCTCCTTCAAGAACACAATAAGGCATTGAAAACAATTGAGGAACTAACAAGAAAAGAG TCAGAAACAGTGGACAGGTCAGTGCTGAAGGAACTGAGTGAAAAACTGGAACTGGCAGAGAAGGCTCTGGCTTCCAAACAGCTTCAAATGGATGAGATGAAGCAAACAATTGCAAAGCAGGAGGAGGACCTGGAAACCATGAGCATCCTCAGGGCTCAG ATGGAAGTTTACTGTTCTGATTTTCATGCTGAAAGAGCAGCGAGAGAGAAAATTCATGAGGAAAAGGAGCAACTGGCATTGCAGCTGGCAGTTCTGCTGAAAGAGAATGATGtttttgaagatggaggcag CAGGCAGTCCTTGATGGAGATGCAGAGCCGTCATGGGGCGAGAACAAGTGATGCTGACCAGCAGGCTTACCTCGTTCAGAGAG
- the OPTN gene encoding optineurin isoform X3, with product MSHQPLSCLTEKGASPSESTGNGPPHLAHPNLDTFTPEELLQQMKELLTENHQLKEAMKLNNQAMKGRFEELSAWTEKQKEERQFFETQSKEAKERLMALSQENEKLKEELGKLKGKSERSSGEPNGDSMLPTAEAEQEKEQLRTQVVRLQAEKADLLGIVSELQLKLNSSGSSEDSFIEIRMAEGEAEGSVKEIKHSPGPTRTVSIGMSRSAEGAKNYLEHEELTVRQLLLCLREGNQKVERLEIALKEAKERISDFEKKASNRSEVETQTDGSTEKENEEEKGAETVGSEVEALNLQVTSLFKELQEAHTKLSEAELMKKRLQEKCQALERKNSATPSELNEKQELVYHNKKLELQVESMLSEIKMEQAKTEEEKSKLAMLQLTHNKLLQEHNKALKTIEELTRKESETVDRSVLKELSEKLELAEKALASKQLQMDEMKQTIAKQEEDLETMSILRAQMEVYCSDFHAERAAREKIHEEKEQLALQLAVLLKENDVFEDGGRQSLMEMQSRHGARTSDADQQAYLVQRGAEDRDWRQQRNIPIHSCPKCGEVLPDIDTLQIHVMDCII from the exons ATGTCCCATCAACCTCTCAGCTGCCTCACTGAGAAGGGGGCCAGCCCCAGTGAAAGCACAGGAAATGGACCCCCCCATCTGGCCCACCCAAACCTGGACACGTTCACCCCGGAGGAGCTGCTGCAGCAGATGAAGGAGCTCCTTACCGAGAACCACCAGCTGAAAG AAGCCATGAAGCTAAATAATCAAGCCATGAAAGGGCGATTTGAGGAGCTTTCAGCCtggacagagaaacagaaagaagaacgccagttttttgagacacagagcAAAGAAGCCAAAGAGCGTCTCATGGCCTTgagtcaagagaatgagaaactGAAGGAAGAGCTTGGGAAACTAAAAGGGAAATCAGAAAGGTCATCTGGG GAACCCAATGGTGACTCCATGCTTCCCACAGCAGAAGCAGAGCAGGAAAAGGAGCAGCTCAGAACCCAGGTGGTGCGGCTACAGGCAGAGAAGGCAGACCTGTTGGGCATCGTGTCTGAATTGCAGCTCAAGCTGAACTCCAGCGGCTCCTCCGAAGACTCCTTCATTGAAATTAGGATGGCT gaaggagaagcagaaggGTCAGTGAAAGAAATCAAGCATAGTCCTGGGCCCACAAGAACAGTCTCCATTGGCAT GAGCAGATCTGCAGAGGGGGCCAAGAATTACTTGGAACATGAGGAGTTAACTGTGAGGCAGCTCCTGCTGTGCCTAAGGGAAGGGAACCAGAAGGTGGAGAGACTTGAAATTGCACTCAAGGAGGCCAAAGAAAG aatttcagattttgaaaagaAAGCGAGTAATCGTTCTGAGGTTGAAACCCAGACAGATGGgagcacagagaaagagaatgaggaagagaaaggcGCAGAGACT GTTGGAAGTGAAGTAGAGGCACTGAACCTTCAGGTGACATCCCTGTTTAAGGAGCTTCAAGAGGCTCATACAAAACTCAGTGAAGCTGAACTAATGAAGAAGAGACTTCAAGAAAA GTGTCAAGCTCTGGAAAGGAAAAATTCTGCAACTCCATCAGAATTGAATGAAAAGCAAGAGCTTGTTTATCATAACAAAAAGTTAGAGCTGCAAGTGGAAAGCATGCTATCAGAAATCAAAATGGAGCAGGCtaaaacagaggaagaaaa GTCCAAATTAGCCATGCTACAATTGACACACAACAAGCTCCTTCAAGAACACAATAAGGCATTGAAAACAATTGAGGAACTAACAAGAAAAGAG TCAGAAACAGTGGACAGGTCAGTGCTGAAGGAACTGAGTGAAAAACTGGAACTGGCAGAGAAGGCTCTGGCTTCCAAACAGCTTCAAATGGATGAGATGAAGCAAACAATTGCAAAGCAGGAGGAGGACCTGGAAACCATGAGCATCCTCAGGGCTCAG ATGGAAGTTTACTGTTCTGATTTTCATGCTGAAAGAGCAGCGAGAGAGAAAATTCATGAGGAAAAGGAGCAACTGGCATTGCAGCTGGCAGTTCTGCTGAAAGAGAATGATGtttttgaagatggaggcag GCAGTCCTTGATGGAGATGCAGAGCCGTCATGGGGCGAGAACAAGTGATGCTGACCAGCAGGCTTACCTCGTTCAGAGAG
- the OPTN gene encoding optineurin isoform X1, which translates to MSHQPLSCLTEKGASPSESTGNGPPHLAHPNLDTFTPEELLQQMKELLTENHQLKEAMKLNNQAMKGRFEELSAWTEKQKEERQFFETQSKEAKERLMALSQENEKLKEELGKLKGKSERSSGEPNGDSMLPTAEAEQEKEQLRTQVVRLQAEKADLLGIVSELQLKLNSSGSSEDSFIEIRMAEGEAEGSVKEIKHSPGPTRTVSIGMSRSAEGAKNYLEHEELTVRQLLLCLREGNQKVERLEIALKEAKERISDFEKKASNRSEVETQTDGSTEKENEEEKGAETVGSEVEALNLQVTSLFKELQEAHTKLSEAELMKKRLQEKCQALERKNSATPSELNEKQELVYHNKKLELQVESMLSEIKMEQAKTEEEKSKLAMLQLTHNKLLQEHNKALKTIEELTRKESETVDRSVLKELSEKLELAEKALASKQLQMDEMKQTIAKQEEDLETMSILRAQMEVYCSDFHAERAAREKIHEEKEQLALQLAVLLKENDVFEDGGSVAFHPSRQSLMEMQSRHGARTSDADQQAYLVQRGAEDRDWRQQRNIPIHSCPKCGEVLPDIDTLQIHVMDCII; encoded by the exons ATGTCCCATCAACCTCTCAGCTGCCTCACTGAGAAGGGGGCCAGCCCCAGTGAAAGCACAGGAAATGGACCCCCCCATCTGGCCCACCCAAACCTGGACACGTTCACCCCGGAGGAGCTGCTGCAGCAGATGAAGGAGCTCCTTACCGAGAACCACCAGCTGAAAG AAGCCATGAAGCTAAATAATCAAGCCATGAAAGGGCGATTTGAGGAGCTTTCAGCCtggacagagaaacagaaagaagaacgccagttttttgagacacagagcAAAGAAGCCAAAGAGCGTCTCATGGCCTTgagtcaagagaatgagaaactGAAGGAAGAGCTTGGGAAACTAAAAGGGAAATCAGAAAGGTCATCTGGG GAACCCAATGGTGACTCCATGCTTCCCACAGCAGAAGCAGAGCAGGAAAAGGAGCAGCTCAGAACCCAGGTGGTGCGGCTACAGGCAGAGAAGGCAGACCTGTTGGGCATCGTGTCTGAATTGCAGCTCAAGCTGAACTCCAGCGGCTCCTCCGAAGACTCCTTCATTGAAATTAGGATGGCT gaaggagaagcagaaggGTCAGTGAAAGAAATCAAGCATAGTCCTGGGCCCACAAGAACAGTCTCCATTGGCAT GAGCAGATCTGCAGAGGGGGCCAAGAATTACTTGGAACATGAGGAGTTAACTGTGAGGCAGCTCCTGCTGTGCCTAAGGGAAGGGAACCAGAAGGTGGAGAGACTTGAAATTGCACTCAAGGAGGCCAAAGAAAG aatttcagattttgaaaagaAAGCGAGTAATCGTTCTGAGGTTGAAACCCAGACAGATGGgagcacagagaaagagaatgaggaagagaaaggcGCAGAGACT GTTGGAAGTGAAGTAGAGGCACTGAACCTTCAGGTGACATCCCTGTTTAAGGAGCTTCAAGAGGCTCATACAAAACTCAGTGAAGCTGAACTAATGAAGAAGAGACTTCAAGAAAA GTGTCAAGCTCTGGAAAGGAAAAATTCTGCAACTCCATCAGAATTGAATGAAAAGCAAGAGCTTGTTTATCATAACAAAAAGTTAGAGCTGCAAGTGGAAAGCATGCTATCAGAAATCAAAATGGAGCAGGCtaaaacagaggaagaaaa GTCCAAATTAGCCATGCTACAATTGACACACAACAAGCTCCTTCAAGAACACAATAAGGCATTGAAAACAATTGAGGAACTAACAAGAAAAGAG TCAGAAACAGTGGACAGGTCAGTGCTGAAGGAACTGAGTGAAAAACTGGAACTGGCAGAGAAGGCTCTGGCTTCCAAACAGCTTCAAATGGATGAGATGAAGCAAACAATTGCAAAGCAGGAGGAGGACCTGGAAACCATGAGCATCCTCAGGGCTCAG ATGGAAGTTTACTGTTCTGATTTTCATGCTGAAAGAGCAGCGAGAGAGAAAATTCATGAGGAAAAGGAGCAACTGGCATTGCAGCTGGCAGTTCTGCTGAAAGAGAATGATGtttttgaagatggaggcag TGTTGCTTTTCATCCCAGCAGGCAGTCCTTGATGGAGATGCAGAGCCGTCATGGGGCGAGAACAAGTGATGCTGACCAGCAGGCTTACCTCGTTCAGAGAG